The Mycolicibacterium lutetiense genome window below encodes:
- the corA gene encoding magnesium/cobalt transporter CorA, with the protein MPSFRALPPALRATTRTRPADPDARTIHVPVARAMVDCGVYSGGDRLPGKYTHAAALTKVRELQEAGQKAFVWIGLHEPDEFQMQSVADVFGLHELAVEDAVHAHQRPKLERYDKTLFLVLKTINYVEHESVALAREIVETGEIMIFVGPDFVVTVRHGEHGGLAGVRKRLESSPAVLKLGPFAVMHAIADHVVDSYLDVTDLMETDIDTMEEDIFSPGTHTNIECIYLLKREVVEMRRAVAPLTLALARLLTDHNDLISVEVRRYMRDVHDHNVQASDRVTSYDEMLSSLVQAALGKVAMQQNVDMRKISAWVAIAAVPTAMAGIYGMNFEHMPELQWTWGYPAVLLAMATICFVLYRTFRHNDWL; encoded by the coding sequence ATGCCCTCATTCCGCGCCTTGCCACCGGCCCTGCGCGCCACTACGAGGACCCGTCCCGCCGACCCCGACGCCAGGACGATCCACGTTCCGGTCGCCCGGGCGATGGTCGATTGCGGTGTCTACAGCGGTGGTGACCGGTTACCCGGCAAGTACACCCATGCCGCTGCGTTGACCAAGGTCCGCGAGTTGCAGGAGGCCGGCCAGAAGGCGTTCGTCTGGATCGGGCTTCACGAACCCGATGAGTTCCAGATGCAGTCGGTGGCAGATGTTTTCGGATTACACGAGCTGGCCGTCGAGGATGCGGTGCACGCCCACCAGCGTCCCAAGCTCGAGCGCTACGACAAAACCCTGTTCCTGGTGCTCAAGACCATCAACTACGTGGAGCACGAGTCGGTGGCACTGGCCCGCGAAATCGTCGAGACCGGCGAGATCATGATCTTCGTCGGGCCGGACTTCGTGGTCACCGTCCGTCACGGCGAACACGGCGGGCTGGCCGGCGTACGGAAACGGCTCGAATCCTCGCCTGCCGTCCTCAAACTCGGACCGTTCGCGGTCATGCACGCGATCGCCGACCACGTGGTGGACAGCTACCTCGACGTGACGGATCTGATGGAGACCGACATCGACACCATGGAGGAGGACATCTTCTCCCCCGGCACCCACACCAACATCGAATGTATCTACCTGCTCAAGCGGGAAGTCGTCGAAATGCGCCGTGCGGTGGCGCCGTTGACTCTTGCCCTGGCCCGGTTGCTCACCGACCACAACGACTTGATCTCGGTCGAGGTACGCAGGTACATGCGCGACGTGCACGACCACAATGTGCAGGCCTCCGACCGCGTCACGAGCTACGACGAGATGCTCAGCTCGTTGGTGCAGGCAGCACTCGGCAAGGTCGCCATGCAGCAGAACGTGGACATGCGCAAGATCTCGGCGTGGGTGGCGATCGCCGCGGTGCCGACCGCGATGGCCGGCATCTACGGCATGAACTTCGAGCACATGCCCGAATTGCAGTGGACGTGGGGTTATCCCGCCGTCCTGCTCGCGATGGCCACCATCTGCTTCGTGCTGTACCGCACGTTCCGCCACAACGATTGGCTCTAG
- a CDS encoding IS110 family RNA-guided transposase: MKYAPTVLATEPANGLTCGIDWARDDHAVSIVDARGREVHRNTIEHSAAGLRTLPAQLARMGISEVAIERPDGPLVDGLLAAGITVVVISPNQLKNLRGRYGSAGNKDDRFDAFVLADTLRTDRTRLRPLVPDSPATTALRAACRARKDLIGHRVALANQLREHLNRAFPGAVGLFADIDSMISLSFLTRFDCQDRADWLTPKRLGAWLASVSYTGGMDPAVLHARLVAAPRGATGEEGVAHAHITGALVATLKTLVEQIKTLSDEIADQLAAHADAHIFTSLPRSGKIRAAKLLAEIGDCRGRFPTPESLACLAGVAPSTRQSGTMRSVGFRWSCDKHLRDAVTDFAADSRHANPWAAELYNRARANKHDHSHATRIVARAWLYVIWHCWQDRVAYDPTQHRALQTLLDDQKPAA, translated from the coding sequence ATGAAGTATGCCCCAACCGTCTTGGCGACGGAACCCGCCAACGGACTGACCTGCGGAATCGATTGGGCCCGTGACGACCACGCGGTATCGATCGTCGACGCGAGAGGCCGCGAAGTCCACCGAAATACCATCGAGCACAGTGCCGCGGGACTGCGAACCCTGCCCGCACAACTCGCCCGAATGGGCATCAGCGAGGTGGCCATCGAACGCCCCGACGGCCCGCTGGTCGACGGGCTGCTTGCCGCCGGCATCACTGTGGTCGTGATCAGCCCCAACCAACTCAAAAACCTGCGTGGCCGTTACGGCTCGGCCGGCAACAAGGACGACCGCTTCGACGCCTTCGTGTTGGCTGACACCTTGCGCACCGACCGAACCCGGCTGCGCCCCCTGGTCCCCGACTCCCCGGCCACCACCGCGCTGCGAGCCGCCTGCCGAGCCCGCAAGGACCTCATCGGACACCGCGTCGCGCTGGCCAACCAGCTGCGCGAACACCTCAACCGCGCCTTCCCGGGTGCGGTGGGACTGTTCGCCGACATCGACTCGATGATCAGCCTCAGCTTCCTGACCCGTTTCGACTGCCAAGACCGAGCCGACTGGCTGACCCCGAAACGCCTGGGCGCCTGGCTGGCCTCGGTGAGCTACACCGGCGGCATGGACCCCGCCGTCCTGCACGCCCGCCTGGTCGCTGCACCCCGAGGCGCCACCGGCGAGGAAGGCGTGGCCCACGCCCACATCACCGGCGCACTCGTGGCCACCCTCAAGACCCTCGTCGAGCAGATCAAAACCTTGTCCGACGAGATCGCCGACCAGCTCGCCGCCCATGCCGACGCGCACATCTTCACCAGCCTGCCCCGTTCCGGAAAGATCAGAGCGGCAAAGCTTCTCGCCGAAATCGGAGACTGCCGCGGACGCTTCCCAACTCCCGAATCCCTGGCTTGCCTGGCCGGCGTCGCACCCTCCACCCGACAATCGGGCACCATGCGCTCGGTCGGGTTCCGCTGGTCCTGCGACAAACACCTGCGCGACGCTGTCACTGACTTCGCCGCTGACTCCCGCCACGCCAACCCCTGGGCAGCCGAACTCTACAACCGCGCCCGAGCCAACAAACACGACCACTCCCACGCCACTCGCATCGTGGCCCGCGCCTGGCTCTACGTCATCTGGCACTGCTGGCAAGACCGCGTCGCCTACGACCCCACTCAACACCGGGCCCTCCAAACCCTCCTCGACGACCAAAAGCCTGCAGCCTGA
- a CDS encoding NAD(P)-dependent malic enzyme: MSESTVASSPERPSAERTPQVVIDDAEIFDAHEGGKLSVELKSPLDTQRALSIAYTPGVAQVSRAIATDHTLAAKYTWANRLVAVVSDGTAVLGLGDIGPAASLPVMEGKSALFKTFGGLNSIPIVLATKDPDEIVETLIRLRPTFGAVNLEDISAPRCFEIERRVIEALDCPVMHDDQHGTAIVVLAALLGATKALERDIHTLRVVISGAGAAGVACANILLNKGIDDVVVLDSQGIVHSGRDNLNSFKAELAERTNPRKLTGGVAEALEGADVFLGVSAGIVPEELIATMAPDCIVFALSNPDPEIHPDAARKYAAVVATGRSDFPNQINNVLAFPGVFRGALDAGARRITEKMKVAAAEAIFSVVGDDLAVDHIVPSALDPRVGPAVAAAVAAAVDHSES, encoded by the coding sequence GTGTCCGAAAGTACAGTCGCGTCCTCGCCAGAGCGCCCTTCAGCGGAGCGCACCCCGCAAGTTGTCATCGACGATGCCGAGATCTTCGATGCTCATGAAGGCGGAAAGCTCTCGGTCGAGTTGAAGTCGCCGTTGGATACCCAGCGGGCGTTGTCGATCGCCTACACCCCCGGCGTTGCCCAGGTCAGCCGGGCGATCGCCACGGATCACACGCTCGCGGCCAAGTACACCTGGGCCAACCGACTGGTCGCCGTGGTCAGCGACGGCACGGCGGTGCTGGGTCTCGGCGATATCGGCCCCGCGGCGTCGCTGCCGGTGATGGAGGGCAAGAGCGCGCTGTTCAAGACCTTCGGCGGGCTGAACTCGATCCCGATCGTGCTCGCCACCAAGGATCCCGACGAAATCGTCGAAACCCTGATCCGGCTGCGGCCGACGTTCGGTGCGGTGAACCTGGAGGACATCTCGGCGCCGCGGTGCTTCGAGATCGAGCGCCGGGTCATCGAGGCATTGGATTGCCCGGTCATGCATGATGACCAGCACGGCACGGCGATCGTGGTGCTGGCTGCGCTGCTGGGTGCCACGAAGGCGCTCGAGCGCGACATCCATACTCTGCGCGTGGTCATCTCGGGTGCCGGCGCTGCGGGTGTGGCCTGCGCCAACATCCTGCTGAACAAGGGCATCGACGATGTCGTCGTGCTCGATTCGCAGGGCATCGTGCACTCCGGCCGCGACAACCTCAACAGCTTCAAGGCCGAACTTGCCGAGCGCACCAACCCGCGCAAGCTCACCGGTGGTGTGGCCGAGGCACTCGAGGGCGCCGACGTCTTTCTCGGGGTGTCGGCCGGCATCGTGCCCGAGGAGCTCATCGCGACGATGGCTCCCGACTGCATCGTGTTTGCGTTGTCCAATCCGGATCCCGAGATCCACCCGGACGCCGCCCGCAAGTACGCGGCGGTCGTGGCGACCGGTCGCAGCGACTTCCCGAACCAGATCAACAACGTGCTGGCCTTCCCCGGCGTGTTCCGCGGCGCGCTCGACGCCGGAGCGCGGCGCATCACCGAGAAGATGAAGGTGGCCGCTGCCGAGGCGATCTTCTCGGTCGTCGGTGACGATCTCGCGGTCGACCACATCGTGCCCAGCGCCCTGGATCCGCGGGTCGGCCCTGCGGTCGCGGCTGCGGTCGCGGCGGCGGTTGATCACTCAGAGTCCTGA
- a CDS encoding suppressor of fused domain protein: protein MIDVLAAVRAHVGAYFGSAGITAEPVSASVTFLGTERIDVLRFGPDLRAGGSGQDLYHYVTLGCSRHPMFDPTELVSDPIHGPRAEVVLSLRGPTPGGLARSLAVLAAAPAVEGLVLEADALVDLETPLFDSGPFSAFLLGASDIGEVALPDPLSAVSVLTATPITATEAAWVRLKGADAMREAWQTDAVDVLDPTRRAASPS, encoded by the coding sequence GTGATCGACGTCCTGGCTGCCGTCCGCGCCCATGTGGGCGCGTACTTCGGTTCCGCGGGCATTACCGCGGAACCTGTCAGCGCGAGCGTCACCTTCCTGGGTACCGAGCGCATCGACGTCCTGCGGTTCGGCCCGGATCTTCGCGCGGGTGGTAGCGGGCAGGATCTGTATCACTATGTGACGCTGGGTTGTTCGCGTCACCCGATGTTCGACCCGACCGAGTTGGTCTCCGATCCGATCCACGGTCCCCGGGCCGAGGTGGTGCTGTCACTGCGGGGACCGACACCGGGCGGGCTGGCTCGATCGTTGGCCGTCCTGGCCGCTGCACCCGCAGTGGAGGGGCTGGTCCTGGAGGCCGACGCGCTCGTCGACCTGGAGACACCGTTGTTCGACTCCGGACCGTTCAGTGCATTTCTGTTGGGTGCCAGCGATATCGGCGAGGTGGCCCTGCCCGATCCGTTGTCCGCGGTGAGCGTGCTCACGGCCACCCCGATCACCGCCACCGAAGCGGCCTGGGTGCGTCTGAAAGGTGCGGATGCGATGCGCGAGGCATGGCAGACCGACGCGGTGGACGTGCTGGATCCCACCAGGAGGGCCGCCAGCCCCAGCTAG
- a CDS encoding carbohydrate ABC transporter permease: protein MGARRATGWTVVNILVVLYALIPVLWILSLSLKPSSSVKDGKLIPSQITFDNYKGIFTGDIFTSALINSIGIGLITTVIAVAIGGMAAYAVARLDFPGKKLLVGVALLIAMFPQISLVTPLFNLWRSIGLFDTWPGLIIPYITFALPLAIYTLSAFFREIPWDLEKAAKMDGATPAQAFRKVIAPLAAPGIVTAAILVFIFAWNDLLLALSLTATQHAITAPVAIANFTGSSQFEEPTGSIAAGAMVITIPIIIFVLIFQRRIVAGLTSGAVKG, encoded by the coding sequence GTGGGTGCACGGCGGGCGACCGGGTGGACGGTCGTGAATATCCTGGTGGTGCTCTACGCACTGATCCCGGTGTTGTGGATCCTGTCGCTGTCGTTGAAGCCGTCGTCGAGTGTCAAGGACGGCAAGCTGATTCCGTCGCAGATCACGTTCGACAACTACAAGGGCATCTTCACCGGGGACATCTTCACCTCGGCGTTGATCAACTCGATCGGCATCGGCCTGATCACCACGGTGATTGCCGTGGCCATCGGCGGCATGGCCGCCTATGCGGTCGCGCGGCTGGACTTCCCCGGCAAGAAGTTGCTGGTGGGGGTGGCGCTGCTGATCGCGATGTTCCCGCAGATCTCGTTGGTGACACCACTTTTCAATCTGTGGCGCAGTATCGGCCTGTTCGACACCTGGCCCGGACTGATCATCCCCTACATCACCTTCGCGCTGCCGCTGGCGATCTACACGCTTTCGGCATTCTTCCGGGAGATCCCGTGGGATCTGGAGAAGGCCGCGAAGATGGACGGCGCGACCCCGGCGCAGGCCTTCCGCAAGGTGATCGCTCCGTTGGCCGCCCCGGGCATCGTCACCGCGGCCATCCTGGTGTTCATCTTCGCGTGGAACGACCTGCTGCTCGCGCTGTCGCTGACCGCGACCCAGCACGCGATCACCGCGCCGGTGGCGATCGCGAACTTCACCGGTAGCTCCCAATTCGAGGAACCGACCGGGTCGATAGCGGCCGGCGCGATGGTCATCACCATCCCGATCATCATTTTTGTTCTCATCTTCCAGCGGCGCATCGTCGCTGGCCTGACATCTGGTGCGGTAAAGGGGTAA
- a CDS encoding ABC transporter ATP-binding protein, with translation MAEIVLDRVTKSYPDGAGGTREAVKEFSMTIADGEFIILVGPSGCGKSTTLNMIAGLEDISSGELRIGGELVNEKAPKDRDIAMVFQSYALYPHMTVRQNIAFPLTLAKLKKDEIEAKVVETAKILDLTELLDRKPAQLSGGQRQRVAMGRAIVRRPKAFLMDEPLSNLDAKLRVQMRAEISRLQSRLGTTTVYVTHDQTEAMTLGDRVVVLLAGEIQQIGTPDELYNNPTNLFVAGFIGSPAMNFFPATFTDVGVRLPFGDVTLTQQVHDLLARHPRPDNIIVGIRPEHLEDAALLDGYARIRALSFPVRADIVESLGADKYVHFTIEGGGAEAAQLAELAADSGAGANEFVARVSAESTAAGGQQIQLAFDTSKLAIFDAETGVNLTRTEPAEAAGEPAAE, from the coding sequence ATGGCCGAAATCGTGTTGGACCGGGTCACCAAGAGTTACCCCGATGGTGCGGGCGGCACCAGGGAGGCCGTCAAAGAGTTCTCGATGACGATCGCCGACGGCGAGTTCATCATCCTGGTGGGGCCGTCGGGCTGCGGTAAGTCGACCACCCTGAACATGATTGCCGGGCTTGAGGACATCTCGTCGGGCGAGCTGCGTATCGGCGGTGAGTTGGTCAACGAGAAGGCGCCCAAGGACCGCGATATCGCCATGGTGTTCCAGTCCTACGCGCTCTACCCGCACATGACCGTGCGCCAGAACATCGCCTTCCCGCTGACCCTGGCCAAGCTCAAGAAGGACGAGATCGAGGCCAAGGTCGTCGAGACCGCCAAGATCCTGGACCTGACTGAACTGCTCGACCGCAAGCCGGCGCAGTTGTCCGGCGGGCAGCGTCAGCGGGTCGCGATGGGCCGGGCAATCGTGCGCCGCCCCAAGGCATTCCTGATGGATGAGCCGCTGAGCAACCTGGACGCCAAGCTGCGCGTGCAGATGCGCGCCGAGATCTCGCGGCTGCAGAGCCGGCTGGGCACCACCACGGTGTACGTCACCCACGATCAGACCGAGGCGATGACCCTGGGTGATCGGGTTGTGGTGTTGCTGGCCGGGGAGATTCAGCAGATCGGCACGCCTGACGAGTTGTACAACAACCCGACGAACCTGTTCGTGGCCGGCTTCATCGGATCACCGGCGATGAATTTCTTCCCGGCCACGTTCACCGATGTCGGGGTGCGGCTGCCGTTCGGCGACGTCACCCTGACCCAGCAGGTGCATGACCTGTTGGCGCGTCACCCCAGGCCCGACAACATCATTGTCGGGATCCGTCCCGAGCACCTCGAAGACGCCGCACTGCTCGACGGGTACGCGCGGATCCGGGCGCTGAGCTTCCCGGTGCGCGCCGACATCGTCGAGTCGCTCGGTGCCGACAAGTACGTTCACTTCACCATCGAGGGCGGCGGCGCCGAGGCGGCCCAGCTTGCCGAGTTGGCTGCCGATTCGGGTGCCGGTGCCAATGAGTTCGTGGCCCGGGTGTCCGCCGAGTCCACCGCGGCGGGCGGTCAGCAGATCCAATTGGCTTTCGACACCTCGAAGTTGGCGATCTTCGACGCCGAGACCGGGGTGAACCTGACCCGCACCGAGCCGGCCGAGGCGGCCGGAGAACCGGCAGCAGAGTGA
- a CDS encoding ArsR/SmtB family transcription factor produces the protein MPDPTPVDGELPPRLLQDTAAIFGLLSAPVRLHILWLLSGGEHDVGTLADKTGQSLATVSHHLSKLKLAGLVRAQRHGKRQVYVATDPRVLAVIREAIGGQADPDLPRHIRRVVN, from the coding sequence GTGCCCGACCCCACGCCGGTTGACGGCGAGCTACCGCCGCGGTTGTTGCAAGACACCGCGGCCATCTTCGGGTTGCTGTCCGCACCCGTGCGTCTACACATCCTGTGGCTGCTCTCCGGCGGCGAGCACGACGTCGGCACCCTGGCCGACAAGACCGGACAGAGCCTGGCCACCGTGAGCCACCACCTCAGCAAACTCAAGTTGGCCGGCCTGGTGCGGGCGCAACGGCACGGCAAGCGCCAGGTGTACGTCGCGACTGATCCTCGCGTGCTCGCCGTCATCCGGGAGGCGATCGGCGGGCAGGCCGACCCAGACCTGCCGCGACACATCCGCCGCGTCGTGAACTAG
- a CDS encoding ABC transporter substrate-binding protein, translated as MRARRLCAAAVAALATASMVSACGKGDDGIVINYYTPANEMATFTAVAKRCNAELGDRFTIKQVSLPKGADDQRLQLARRLTGNDKTLDIMALDVVWTAEFAEAGWAVPLSDDPAGEAESDAESNTLPGPLETARWQGRLYASPITTNTQLLWYRADLMDEPPSTWDGMVAEAARLHAAGKPSWIAVQAKQYEGLVVWFNTLLASAGGQVLSEDGKTVTLTDTPEHRAATVKALQIISSVATAPGADPSVTQTDEGTARLALEQGKAALEVNWPFVLPSLLENAVKGGVNFLPLNERADLADAINDLGTFSPTDEQFESAYEASKDVFGFANYPGVSEGEPAKVTIGGLNLAVAKTSRHKAEAFEAIRCLRNVENQRYTSVEGGLPAVRESLYDDPEFQAKYPQYAIIREQLTNAAVRPATPVYQAVSTRMSATLAPITDIDPERTADELTEQVQKAIDGKGLIP; from the coding sequence GTGCGCGCTCGGCGGCTATGTGCTGCGGCAGTGGCCGCGTTGGCGACAGCCTCGATGGTGTCGGCTTGTGGTAAAGGCGACGACGGGATCGTCATCAATTACTACACCCCGGCCAACGAGATGGCGACCTTCACGGCCGTGGCCAAACGCTGCAACGCCGAACTCGGCGATCGTTTCACCATCAAGCAGGTGAGTTTGCCGAAAGGCGCTGATGACCAACGGTTGCAGCTGGCCCGGCGGCTGACCGGCAACGACAAGACGCTCGACATCATGGCTCTCGACGTGGTCTGGACCGCAGAGTTCGCCGAGGCCGGTTGGGCTGTCCCGCTGTCCGACGATCCGGCAGGCGAAGCCGAGTCCGACGCAGAATCCAACACCTTGCCCGGACCGCTGGAGACTGCCCGCTGGCAGGGCCGGCTGTATGCCTCGCCGATCACCACCAACACCCAATTGCTGTGGTATCGAGCTGATTTGATGGATGAGCCGCCATCGACCTGGGACGGTATGGTCGCCGAGGCGGCGCGTCTGCACGCAGCGGGCAAGCCCAGTTGGATTGCGGTGCAGGCCAAGCAGTACGAGGGCCTGGTCGTGTGGTTCAACACTTTGCTGGCGAGTGCGGGTGGACAGGTGCTCTCCGAGGACGGCAAGACCGTCACGCTGACCGACACCCCGGAGCATCGGGCGGCCACCGTCAAGGCGCTGCAGATCATCTCCTCGGTCGCCACCGCGCCTGGGGCCGATCCATCGGTGACCCAGACCGATGAGGGCACCGCCCGGCTTGCACTCGAGCAGGGTAAGGCCGCGCTCGAGGTCAACTGGCCGTTCGTGCTGCCCTCGCTGTTGGAGAACGCCGTCAAGGGCGGGGTGAACTTCCTGCCGCTGAACGAGCGTGCCGATCTCGCCGATGCCATCAACGATCTGGGCACCTTCTCGCCGACTGACGAGCAGTTTGAGTCGGCCTACGAGGCCAGCAAGGATGTGTTCGGCTTCGCGAACTACCCGGGAGTCTCCGAGGGCGAACCGGCGAAGGTGACCATCGGCGGGCTGAACCTCGCGGTGGCCAAGACCAGCCGGCACAAGGCCGAAGCCTTCGAGGCCATCCGCTGCCTGCGCAACGTCGAGAACCAGCGCTACACCTCGGTCGAGGGCGGGTTGCCCGCGGTGCGCGAGTCGCTCTACGACGATCCGGAATTCCAGGCCAAGTACCCGCAGTACGCGATCATCCGCGAGCAGTTGACCAATGCCGCGGTCCGCCCCGCGACCCCGGTCTATCAGGCGGTGTCCACCCGCATGTCGGCCACCCTGGCCCCGATCACCGACATTGATCCGGAGCGCACTGCCGATGAGCTGACCGAACAGGTGCAGAAGGCCATCGACGGCAAAGGGCTGATTCCATGA
- a CDS encoding glycine betaine ABC transporter substrate-binding protein, translating to MRRTLALALLTMSTLLAPVLAGCAADTAPAPLAVGAGPAPESELLGHLYAAALRYYGTPAAVTETDGVPGVLDSGSVTVQPGFTGRFLTDLDPTATARADEQVYRDLVSALPEGVAAGDYTMSAQDKPALLVTEGTTTTWGGTDLSALRRNCAQARPGVVASSRVPAAVGSCTLPKALVFPDAKSLFAALRAGKINVAWSTTADPAIPSDLTVLADKTSLIRGENVVPLYRRNTLDERQILALNEIAGVLDTGSLADMRRQVAEGADPGAVADAFLQANPLGH from the coding sequence ATGCGCCGCACCCTGGCGTTGGCGCTGTTGACAATGTCGACGCTGCTGGCACCGGTGTTGGCGGGATGCGCGGCTGACACCGCCCCGGCCCCTCTCGCGGTCGGGGCGGGACCGGCGCCCGAGTCGGAGTTGCTCGGTCATCTGTATGCGGCGGCGCTGCGCTACTACGGCACGCCGGCCGCGGTCACCGAGACCGACGGCGTCCCCGGCGTGCTGGATTCCGGGTCGGTGACCGTGCAGCCGGGGTTCACCGGCCGGTTCCTGACCGACCTTGATCCGACTGCCACGGCCCGCGCCGACGAACAGGTCTACCGGGACCTGGTGTCGGCGCTGCCCGAAGGTGTCGCGGCCGGTGACTACACGATGTCGGCGCAGGACAAGCCCGCGCTGCTGGTCACCGAGGGCACGACCACGACGTGGGGCGGGACCGATCTGAGTGCACTGCGCCGCAACTGTGCGCAGGCGCGGCCCGGTGTGGTGGCTTCGTCGCGGGTTCCCGCGGCGGTCGGTTCGTGCACGCTGCCCAAGGCCCTCGTGTTCCCAGACGCCAAGAGTCTGTTCGCAGCACTGCGCGCCGGCAAGATCAATGTGGCCTGGTCGACGACGGCGGATCCGGCCATTCCGTCGGACCTGACCGTGCTGGCCGACAAGACGTCCCTGATCCGCGGCGAGAATGTGGTGCCGCTCTATCGTCGAAATACGCTCGACGAGCGTCAGATCCTGGCGCTCAACGAGATCGCCGGCGTCCTGGACACCGGGTCGCTGGCAGACATGCGCAGGCAGGTCGCCGAGGGAGCGGATCCCGGTGCGGTGGCCGATGCGTTCCTTCAGGCCAACCCGCTCGGGCACTAG
- a CDS encoding carbohydrate ABC transporter permease, with product MSRTQNSTSERKLAFALIAPAVILMIAVTAYPIGYAVWLSLQRYNLAAPDDTAFVGFANYQTILTDRYWWTAFAVTLAITVVSVTIEFVLGMALALVMHRTIFGKGVVRTAVLIPYGIVTVAASYSWYYAWTPGTGYLANLLPDGSAPLTEQLPSLAIIVLAEVWKTTPFMALLLLAGLALVPQDLLNAAQVDGAGAWTRLVRVILPLIKPAILVALLFRTLDAFRIFDNIYVLTGGANSTGSVSILGYDNLFKAFNLGLGSAISVLIFLSVAVIAFIFITLFGASAPGAEAEGR from the coding sequence ATGAGCCGCACTCAGAACAGCACGTCCGAACGGAAGTTGGCGTTCGCGCTGATCGCGCCCGCGGTGATCCTGATGATCGCGGTGACCGCGTACCCGATCGGCTACGCGGTGTGGTTGAGCCTGCAGCGTTACAACCTGGCCGCCCCCGACGACACCGCCTTCGTCGGATTCGCCAACTACCAGACCATCCTCACCGACCGGTACTGGTGGACGGCGTTCGCGGTGACGTTGGCGATCACCGTCGTCTCGGTGACGATCGAGTTCGTCCTCGGTATGGCACTGGCACTGGTCATGCACCGCACCATCTTCGGCAAAGGCGTGGTCCGGACCGCGGTGCTGATCCCGTACGGCATCGTGACGGTGGCGGCCTCCTACAGCTGGTACTACGCCTGGACACCGGGCACCGGCTACCTGGCCAACCTCCTGCCCGACGGCAGCGCCCCGTTGACCGAACAGCTGCCCTCGTTGGCCATCATCGTGCTGGCCGAGGTGTGGAAGACCACGCCGTTCATGGCGCTGCTGCTGCTGGCGGGGCTCGCCCTGGTGCCGCAGGATCTGCTCAATGCCGCCCAGGTCGACGGGGCCGGAGCGTGGACGCGCCTGGTGAGAGTGATTCTGCCGCTGATCAAGCCGGCCATCCTCGTGGCGCTGCTGTTCCGCACTCTGGACGCGTTCCGGATCTTCGACAACATCTATGTGTTGACCGGGGGAGCCAACAGCACCGGGTCGGTGTCGATCCTCGGATATGACAACCTGTTCAAGGCGTTCAACCTCGGATTGGGTTCGGCCATCAGTGTGTTGATCTTTCTGTCGGTGGCGGTCATCGCGTTCATCTTCATCACGTTGTTCGGTGCGTCGGCGCCCGGTGCAGAGGCGGAGGGCCGATGA